A window of the Polaribacter batillariae genome harbors these coding sequences:
- a CDS encoding NUDIX hydrolase, with translation MDEIIDILTPDGKPTGKTALKSEAHKNGWFHGTIHVWLFTADKKILLQKRAFTKKVFPGLWDVSVAGHIRSGESILSSAKREVFEEIGLKLKETDFKKIGTRIHQVSHANGIIDNEFHHVFIAELKVPIKNLKMQIEEVADLKLFDLAVLKNTKNLENILLPKYHDYYVNVYQNILKYEEK, from the coding sequence ATGGACGAAATTATAGACATTCTAACTCCTGATGGAAAACCAACAGGAAAAACGGCTTTAAAGTCAGAAGCACACAAAAACGGTTGGTTTCATGGAACAATTCATGTTTGGCTTTTTACGGCCGATAAAAAAATCTTGCTCCAAAAAAGAGCTTTTACAAAAAAAGTATTTCCAGGCTTGTGGGATGTTTCTGTAGCAGGGCATATTAGATCGGGAGAATCTATTTTATCTTCTGCAAAAAGAGAAGTTTTCGAAGAAATTGGTTTAAAACTAAAAGAAACCGATTTTAAAAAAATTGGCACAAGAATTCACCAAGTTTCTCACGCAAACGGAATTATAGATAATGAGTTTCATCATGTTTTTATTGCAGAATTAAAAGTACCCATAAAAAACTTAAAAATGCAAATAGAAGAAGTTGCCGATTTAAAATTATTTGATTTAGCTGTTTTAAAAAATACAAAAAACCTCGAAAACATTTTACTACCAAAGTATCACGACTATTATGTTAATGTTTACCAAAATATCTTAAAATATGAAGAAAAATAA
- a CDS encoding DNA-directed RNA polymerase subunit omega, which translates to MDYKDTKAPLTTITYDKNELEAPTENIYEAISIIAKRAEQVNSDLKKELVEKLDEFATYNDSLEEVFENKEQIEVSKFYERLPKPTAIAVEEWLNNKIYHRTPDAQ; encoded by the coding sequence ATGGATTATAAAGATACAAAAGCGCCTCTAACAACCATTACTTACGATAAGAATGAATTAGAAGCACCTACAGAAAATATTTACGAAGCAATTTCTATCATTGCAAAAAGAGCAGAGCAAGTAAATTCTGATTTAAAAAAAGAATTGGTCGAAAAATTAGACGAATTCGCAACTTATAACGATAGTTTAGAAGAGGTATTTGAAAATAAAGAACAAATAGAAGTTTCTAAATTTTACGAAAGATTGCCAAAACCTACTGCAATCGCGGTAGAAGAATGGTTAAACAATAAAATATACCACAGAACTCCAGACGCGCAATAA
- a CDS encoding esterase-like activity of phytase family protein yields MKNFVYFIFFCTAFSACKKEAQAQLQFLDEYLLQDSIYVKNTLVGGLSGLDKANGFYYFVVDDAKNPRFLKAQISIEANKFKAVTFKDVVFLKDSTHTFYTNNYLDLESIFVDETTNEVNFVSEGSINYKNAPTIFTTDFKGNFIEKFSLPKPLINEQNMHHNTTFEASTKSFDKKGFWIGMEGVLKSDGVEPTFTATNSPIRITYFDKKSKKATKQFAYQLEKITKPAKGNINLNGVTAILEYKKNRFFVVERTYQNGYGSYGNIIRIFDAQVEEKSTNIIAIDSLQTTNFQPLKKRLLFNFEAVQNKLTNGIIDNIEGITFGPTLANGNQTLILVSDDNFQAYGKQLNQFILLEITNK; encoded by the coding sequence ATGAAAAACTTCGTTTATTTTATTTTTTTCTGTACTGCTTTTTCGGCTTGCAAAAAAGAGGCTCAAGCCCAACTTCAATTTTTAGATGAGTATCTTTTACAAGATTCAATATATGTTAAAAACACCTTAGTAGGTGGTTTATCTGGCTTAGATAAAGCAAACGGATTTTACTATTTTGTGGTAGATGATGCAAAAAATCCAAGGTTTTTAAAAGCACAAATAAGTATCGAAGCAAACAAATTTAAAGCAGTAACTTTTAAAGATGTTGTGTTTTTAAAAGATTCTACCCATACATTTTATACCAATAATTATTTAGATTTAGAATCTATTTTTGTAGATGAAACTACCAACGAAGTAAACTTTGTAAGCGAAGGTTCTATAAATTATAAAAATGCTCCCACGATATTTACTACAGATTTTAAAGGAAATTTTATCGAAAAATTTTCACTTCCAAAACCTTTGATAAACGAACAAAACATGCATCATAATACCACTTTTGAAGCCTCTACTAAAAGTTTTGATAAAAAAGGGTTTTGGATAGGAATGGAAGGTGTGTTAAAATCTGATGGAGTAGAACCCACTTTTACAGCAACCAATTCTCCGATTAGAATTACTTATTTCGATAAAAAATCGAAAAAAGCGACAAAACAATTTGCTTATCAATTAGAAAAAATTACCAAACCAGCAAAAGGAAATATAAACTTAAATGGCGTAACTGCAATTTTAGAATATAAAAAAAATCGTTTTTTTGTGGTAGAAAGAACCTACCAAAATGGTTATGGAAGCTATGGAAATATCATTCGAATTTTCGATGCTCAAGTCGAAGAAAAATCGACAAACATTATTGCAATAGATTCTTTGCAAACCACAAATTTTCAACCTCTAAAAAAACGCCTTTTATTTAATTTCGAAGCAGTTCAAAACAAATTAACAAACGGTATTATAGACAATATAGAAGGCATAACATTTGGTCCCACATTAGCCAACGGAAACCAAACGTTAATTTTAGTTTCCGACGACAATTTTCAAGCATATGGAAAACAATTAAATCAATTTATTTTGTTAGAAATTACCAACAAATAA
- a CDS encoding DUF6503 family protein: protein MKKIILLLIIAVVVSCKNDSKTTTKKEKTATVKKEHYPDQLSKVFDAHGGIKAWRNAKVLSFNKGEEVHTTDLETRKIVINAPKYSLGYNGKEVWLDETEQGAYNGNKDFYYNLFFYFYAMPFVLADDGITYEKANDITFEETNYLGYKISYASNKGTSPDDNYIIYYNPKTYQMAWLAYTVTFNSKKPSDKYNLIRYNSWENVNGLVLPKAITWYKKDENGMPTEPARPATEFTMPLISQGKLADSFFEKPVK from the coding sequence ATGAAAAAAATAATTTTACTTCTAATTATCGCAGTTGTAGTTTCTTGTAAAAACGATTCAAAAACAACAACAAAAAAAGAAAAAACAGCCACCGTTAAAAAAGAACATTATCCAGATCAATTAAGTAAAGTTTTTGATGCTCATGGAGGAATTAAGGCTTGGAGAAATGCCAAAGTATTATCTTTTAATAAAGGAGAAGAAGTACATACAACAGATTTAGAAACCAGAAAAATAGTTATTAATGCGCCTAAATATTCTTTAGGTTACAATGGAAAAGAAGTTTGGTTAGACGAAACTGAACAAGGTGCTTACAATGGAAATAAAGATTTTTACTACAACTTATTTTTCTATTTCTATGCCATGCCATTCGTTTTAGCCGATGATGGAATTACTTACGAAAAAGCAAACGATATTACTTTCGAAGAAACAAATTATCTAGGATATAAAATTTCTTATGCTTCAAATAAAGGAACTTCGCCAGACGATAATTACATTATTTATTACAATCCGAAAACCTACCAAATGGCATGGTTGGCTTATACAGTTACTTTCAATTCGAAAAAACCAAGTGACAAATACAATCTAATTCGTTATAATTCTTGGGAAAACGTAAACGGATTGGTTTTACCAAAGGCAATTACCTGGTATAAAAAAGACGAAAACGGAATGCCAACAGAGCCAGCAAGACCAGCAACAGAATTTACGATGCCACTAATTAGCCAAGGAAAATTAGCAGATTCTTTTTTTGAGAAACCAGTAAAATAA
- a CDS encoding AAA family ATPase produces the protein MKQRFGIAQLLLNNPKLIIVDEPTAGLDPAERHRFLNVLREVGTNCTVIFSTHIVEDVKELCNEMAILNGGRILKHTTPLAATKELEGTIWTKIIQRDDLDVAEASFNVLSSNYNQDNTLNIRVHSLEKPSEEFVASKPQLDDVYFIALKQDEAVLA, from the coding sequence ATGAAACAACGTTTTGGAATTGCACAATTGTTATTAAACAATCCTAAATTAATTATTGTAGATGAGCCAACTGCTGGTTTAGATCCGGCTGAAAGACATCGTTTTTTAAACGTTTTACGTGAAGTTGGTACGAATTGTACTGTAATTTTTTCGACACATATTGTAGAAGATGTAAAAGAATTATGTAACGAAATGGCCATTTTAAATGGTGGTAGAATTTTAAAACACACAACTCCTTTAGCGGCAACTAAAGAATTGGAAGGTACAATTTGGACAAAAATTATTCAAAGAGACGATTTAGATGTCGCTGAAGCAAGTTTTAATGTTTTGTCTTCTAACTATAACCAAGACAATACTTTAAACATAAGAGTACATAGCTTAGAAAAACCTTCGGAAGAATTTGTGGCTTCGAAACCACAGTTAGATGATGTTTATTTTATCGCTTTAAAACAAGACGAGGCAGTTTTAGCTTAA
- a CDS encoding aminotransferase class V-fold PLP-dependent enzyme: MKLTNQKHLFSIPEEITYLNIASQSPSFKAVEQAGIKGVLEKSNPYKITGDSYFEPVKEVKKLFAKLINVNDYNRIANIPSASYGLATVANNITLNKGDEILLVESQFPSNYYVWEKLADKFDAKLTLVSMPKTTKNRGEKWNEAIVSSITNKTAVITLGNIHWANGTLFDLKSIRKKATENNALLIIDGSQSIGALPFSVEEIKPDALICAGYKWLFGPYGCGYAYFGTYFDNGNPLEENWSNRLNSENMSDLTSYQPKYKPLANRYSVGEHASFIHIKMQIEALKQIINWTPKSIQEYCKEITANAVLKLKKIGCFIEEDNFRTHHLFGVELPKQLNIDKLKTKLKEENIFISFRGNYIRLSCHLYNTKEDFNKLVNCILACF; encoded by the coding sequence ATGAAACTCACAAACCAAAAACATCTTTTTAGCATTCCAGAAGAAATTACGTATTTAAATATTGCAAGTCAATCTCCTTCTTTTAAAGCTGTAGAACAAGCAGGAATTAAAGGCGTTTTAGAAAAAAGTAATCCTTATAAAATTACTGGAGACAGTTATTTTGAACCTGTAAAAGAAGTAAAAAAGCTGTTTGCAAAACTAATTAATGTTAACGATTATAACAGAATAGCAAACATCCCTTCTGCTTCTTATGGTTTGGCAACTGTTGCAAATAACATTACTTTAAATAAAGGTGATGAGATTCTTTTAGTTGAAAGTCAATTTCCAAGTAACTACTATGTTTGGGAAAAATTGGCAGATAAATTTGACGCAAAACTAACCCTTGTTTCGATGCCAAAAACAACTAAAAACAGAGGAGAAAAATGGAATGAAGCAATTGTAAGTTCAATTACTAATAAAACAGCTGTTATTACTTTAGGAAATATTCATTGGGCAAATGGAACTTTGTTCGATTTAAAATCTATTAGAAAAAAAGCTACCGAAAATAATGCATTATTAATTATAGATGGGAGTCAATCTATTGGTGCTTTGCCTTTTTCTGTAGAAGAAATAAAACCAGATGCATTAATTTGTGCAGGTTACAAGTGGCTTTTTGGTCCTTATGGTTGTGGTTACGCTTATTTTGGTACATATTTCGATAACGGAAATCCGTTAGAAGAAAATTGGTCCAATCGCCTAAATAGCGAAAATATGAGCGATTTAACTTCTTACCAACCCAAATACAAACCTTTAGCAAATAGATATTCTGTTGGCGAACATGCAAGTTTTATTCATATAAAAATGCAAATTGAGGCCTTAAAACAAATTATTAACTGGACCCCAAAATCGATTCAAGAATATTGTAAAGAAATTACTGCAAATGCCGTTTTAAAACTAAAAAAAATAGGCTGTTTTATTGAAGAAGATAATTTTAGAACGCATCATTTATTTGGAGTTGAATTACCCAAACAACTAAATATCGACAAACTAAAAACCAAACTAAAAGAAGAAAATATTTTTATTTCTTTTAGAGGAAACTACATTCGTCTTTCTTGTCATTTATACAACACGAAAGAAGATTTTAATAAATTGGTAAATTGCATTTTAGCTTGTTTTTAA
- a CDS encoding M1 family aminopeptidase — MLAKLLWTRGIPNSFLERLQIAKKRANGKITAAIVVLSLVFLAIGGRIYYETNYLNTNISAKEAEKLRVQWEKTYKKFEKYAQPRIVAVKVAMNIFPKTRDFTSSGTYKMINKTNEAIDSIFLSHNDYPSKFTFNKAINLVLEDTIYNFDIYQLKKPLQPGDSLTLSFEVKNEKNTFLTNKSPIRENGTFVNNFQLFPSLGYSSERELSDDQTRKKYDLPPNKLKPEPTDSTALGNTYISRDADWIDFEATVSTSKEQIAIAPGYLQKEWVEGDRRYFHYKMDSKILNFYAFNSGRYQVKKDKWKDVNLEIYYHKPHTYNLDRMIKGMKASLEYNTKNFSPYQHKQVRIIEFPRTAGSFAQSFPNTIPFSEGVGFIADVNDAKDGGVDYPFAITVHELAHQWFAHQVIGADVLGATLTSESMSEYVSLKVIEKKQGKTKMRKFLKSALDGYLRQRTFESKREKPLMYNDGQGYIHYQKGSLVLYAISDYIGEENFNGAIKKYVNKVKFQEPPYTTSVEMVNFIREATPDSLQYIIKDMFETITLYKNRIVDVKSTELENGKYKVNIEFEVSKYRNNEKGKRYYSDNKKDSISYTKEGSKNPIYSVPLADYIDIGIFTEEEVDGKKEEKVLYLKKHKITQINNKISIIVDKKPTEVGVDPYNKLIDTKSDDNRRKL, encoded by the coding sequence ATGCTAGCAAAATTACTTTGGACGAGAGGAATTCCCAACTCATTTTTAGAACGTTTACAAATAGCAAAGAAAAGAGCAAATGGCAAAATAACAGCAGCTATTGTTGTTTTATCGTTAGTGTTTTTAGCAATTGGAGGAAGAATTTATTATGAAACAAATTACCTAAACACCAATATTTCTGCTAAAGAAGCCGAAAAATTACGTGTTCAATGGGAAAAAACATATAAAAAGTTCGAAAAATATGCACAACCAAGAATTGTGGCAGTAAAGGTAGCTATGAATATTTTTCCGAAAACGAGAGATTTTACATCTTCTGGAACTTATAAAATGATAAACAAAACCAACGAAGCCATAGATAGTATTTTCTTAAGCCATAACGATTATCCTAGTAAATTTACTTTTAACAAAGCAATAAATTTGGTGTTAGAAGATACAATTTACAATTTCGATATTTATCAACTTAAAAAACCATTACAACCAGGAGATAGTTTAACCCTTTCTTTTGAAGTTAAAAATGAAAAAAACACATTTCTAACGAATAAATCTCCAATAAGAGAAAACGGAACCTTTGTAAATAATTTTCAGCTATTTCCATCATTGGGTTATTCATCAGAAAGAGAATTGTCTGACGATCAAACAAGAAAAAAATACGATTTGCCACCCAATAAATTAAAGCCAGAACCTACAGATTCTACAGCCTTAGGAAATACGTATATCTCTAGAGATGCAGATTGGATAGATTTTGAGGCAACCGTTTCAACCTCTAAAGAGCAAATTGCAATTGCACCAGGATATTTGCAAAAAGAATGGGTAGAAGGCGATAGAAGATATTTCCATTACAAAATGGATAGTAAAATTTTAAATTTCTATGCTTTTAATTCTGGAAGATACCAAGTGAAAAAAGACAAGTGGAAAGATGTAAATTTAGAAATTTACTACCATAAACCACACACGTATAATTTAGATAGAATGATAAAGGGAATGAAAGCTTCTTTAGAATACAATACAAAGAATTTTAGTCCTTATCAACATAAACAAGTAAGAATTATAGAATTTCCAAGAACAGCAGGCAGTTTTGCACAATCTTTTCCAAACACAATTCCGTTTTCAGAAGGCGTTGGTTTTATAGCAGATGTAAACGATGCAAAAGATGGTGGTGTAGATTATCCTTTTGCAATTACGGTACACGAATTAGCGCACCAATGGTTTGCGCACCAGGTAATTGGCGCAGATGTTTTAGGAGCAACTTTAACCTCAGAAAGTATGTCGGAATATGTTTCTTTAAAAGTAATAGAAAAGAAACAAGGTAAAACAAAAATGCGTAAATTTTTAAAAAGCGCATTAGATGGTTATTTAAGACAAAGAACTTTCGAGTCTAAAAGAGAAAAACCATTAATGTATAACGATGGGCAAGGCTATATTCATTACCAAAAAGGTTCTTTAGTTTTATATGCAATAAGCGATTATATTGGCGAAGAAAACTTTAATGGAGCGATTAAAAAATACGTAAATAAAGTAAAATTTCAAGAGCCACCTTATACAACTTCCGTAGAAATGGTTAACTTTATTAGAGAAGCAACACCAGATTCTTTACAATACATTATTAAAGATATGTTCGAAACCATTACTTTGTATAAAAATAGAATTGTAGATGTAAAATCTACAGAACTAGAAAACGGAAAATACAAAGTAAACATAGAGTTTGAAGTGTCTAAATACAGAAATAATGAAAAAGGAAAACGTTATTATAGCGATAACAAAAAAGATTCTATTTCATATACAAAAGAAGGCTCTAAAAATCCAATTTATTCAGTTCCTTTGGCAGATTATATAGATATTGGTATTTTTACAGAAGAGGAAGTGGATGGTAAAAAAGAGGAAAAAGTACTCTATTTAAAGAAACATAAAATTACTCAAATTAACAATAAAATTTCCATTATTGTAGATAAGAAACCAACAGAAGTTGGTGTAGATCCTTATAACAAATTAATCGACACAAAGTCCGACGATAATAGAAGAAAATTGTAA
- a CDS encoding DoxX family protein, whose protein sequence is MFSKGIFVFKVIIAVIILQTLFYKFSGAEESVALFTKLAGENEAYLRVGVGVLELIACILFFIPKTVWLGATMIVGLMAGAIFSHFTILGIPHNNDGGLLFGSACLSLVVALIVLYIERKNIPLIGKRFFL, encoded by the coding sequence ATGTTTAGCAAAGGCATCTTCGTTTTTAAAGTAATTATTGCTGTAATTATATTACAAACACTTTTTTATAAATTTTCGGGCGCAGAAGAAAGTGTTGCATTATTTACAAAATTGGCAGGAGAAAATGAAGCTTATTTACGAGTTGGTGTTGGTGTTTTAGAATTGATTGCCTGTATTCTTTTTTTTATACCAAAAACGGTTTGGCTCGGAGCAACTATGATTGTTGGTTTAATGGCTGGTGCTATTTTTTCTCACTTCACAATTCTTGGCATCCCTCATAATAATGATGGTGGTTTGTTATTTGGTTCGGCTTGTTTATCGCTGGTTGTGGCACTAATTGTGCTCTATATTGAAAGGAAAAATATTCCGTTGATTGGGAAAAGATTTTTTCTTTAA
- a CDS encoding DUF6913 domain-containing protein: MKFTKLKHNILQKKFDKTLQQSIENRIFSKKKIQSVAILTTEEISSKLDVLSIIEKTLEVRNAKIYSFRPYNKLNKFSYKHFSENDINWKGEFFQENFNSFLEQPFDLLIGYFTKPNLYLESAVLQSKASFKVGFSNINSNLFEIEISEDVLNIGKFTLELKKYLQIIKKL, translated from the coding sequence ATGAAATTTACAAAACTAAAACACAATATTCTTCAAAAAAAGTTCGACAAAACTTTACAACAATCTATAGAAAATAGAATTTTTTCTAAAAAGAAAATACAATCTGTAGCAATTTTAACCACAGAAGAAATTTCTTCGAAGTTAGATGTTTTATCGATTATTGAAAAAACATTAGAAGTTAGAAATGCAAAAATATACAGTTTTAGACCCTATAATAAATTAAATAAATTCTCTTACAAACATTTCTCTGAAAACGATATTAATTGGAAAGGAGAATTTTTTCAAGAAAATTTTAATAGTTTTTTAGAACAACCTTTCGATTTGTTAATTGGTTATTTTACCAAGCCCAACCTGTATTTAGAGAGTGCAGTTTTACAATCGAAAGCATCTTTTAAAGTTGGTTTTTCGAACATAAACTCAAACTTATTTGAAATAGAAATTTCCGAAGATGTTTTAAATATCGGTAAATTTACTTTAGAGTTAAAAAAATACCTTCAAATTATTAAAAAACTTTAA
- a CDS encoding ABC transporter permease → MFSTIFKQELKYWFNRPVTYIFAAIFFFIAAFLSASSAGIFDSLTVTTGSSKIVNSPMAINDLFNAMAILLFFLFPSIIGVAVYRDYKSNMHSILYSYPFSKFNYLSAKFLSAFTIVLLIILVAGLGLFIGFRLPGTNQELVSSFNFAAYAHAYFVYIIPNVLLFGAIVFGVVTFTRNIAAGFITVVLLLFVQSIAESFLSNPDLRFWSALFDPFGSQAASYYTRYWTVAEQNELMLPLKGVIIYNRLLWLGVATLVMLGVYKVFSFSQNAFTLSFKKNKGERSTKQNFGGITRINLPKATYDYSFWNDVKTMWKLSNVDFKYIVKSWPFIAILLVGLFSLIIMANTAGEIFETKTLPTTWQMLLLPGGTFTFFINLLTFLYAGMLIRRGEITRVNHLVDVTPVKNGTLLLSKFIAILKMQIVLLFVIMVAGMAFQAYKGYYNFEIGHYLFELYALMFIHFAIWALMAMFIQTIVKNQYLGLFILLILLIGIPLLSLAGIEQAVFKYNQAPGYRYSDMNGYGAAFSKYFTYKTYWFVGE, encoded by the coding sequence ATGTTTTCAACAATATTCAAACAAGAATTAAAATACTGGTTTAATAGACCCGTTACTTATATTTTTGCAGCTATTTTCTTTTTTATTGCCGCTTTTTTATCGGCAAGTTCTGCAGGTATTTTCGATAGTTTAACGGTTACAACAGGTTCCTCGAAAATTGTAAATTCTCCAATGGCAATAAACGATTTGTTTAATGCGATGGCTATTTTACTATTTTTTCTATTTCCTTCTATTATTGGAGTTGCGGTTTATAGAGATTATAAAAGCAATATGCACTCTATTTTGTATTCGTATCCGTTTTCGAAATTTAATTATTTATCAGCAAAATTTTTAAGTGCATTTACCATTGTATTATTAATTATTTTAGTTGCAGGTCTTGGCTTATTTATAGGTTTTCGACTGCCAGGAACCAATCAAGAACTGGTAAGTTCTTTTAATTTTGCAGCCTATGCACATGCTTACTTTGTGTATATAATACCCAATGTTTTATTATTTGGCGCCATTGTTTTTGGTGTAGTAACATTTACAAGAAATATTGCAGCGGGTTTTATTACTGTGGTTTTATTACTATTTGTACAATCTATTGCAGAGAGTTTTTTGTCAAATCCAGATTTGCGTTTTTGGAGCGCTCTTTTTGACCCATTTGGAAGCCAAGCAGCAAGTTATTACACACGTTATTGGACAGTTGCCGAACAAAACGAACTAATGCTGCCTTTAAAAGGTGTAATTATTTACAATCGATTATTATGGTTAGGTGTCGCAACTTTGGTAATGTTAGGGGTTTATAAAGTGTTTTCCTTTAGCCAAAATGCATTTACACTTAGCTTTAAAAAGAACAAAGGCGAAAGATCTACCAAACAAAATTTTGGAGGAATTACAAGAATTAATTTACCAAAAGCAACCTACGATTACTCTTTTTGGAACGATGTAAAAACAATGTGGAAGCTTTCGAATGTAGATTTTAAGTACATTGTTAAAAGTTGGCCATTTATAGCAATTTTATTAGTGGGTTTATTTTCATTAATAATAATGGCAAATACAGCTGGCGAAATTTTTGAAACAAAAACATTGCCAACCACTTGGCAAATGTTATTACTTCCAGGAGGTACGTTTACTTTCTTTATTAATTTGTTAACTTTCTTGTACGCAGGAATGTTAATTAGAAGAGGAGAAATTACAAGAGTAAATCATTTGGTAGATGTAACTCCTGTAAAAAACGGGACACTCTTACTGTCTAAATTTATTGCAATATTAAAAATGCAAATTGTTTTATTGTTTGTAATAATGGTTGCAGGCATGGCGTTCCAAGCCTATAAAGGTTATTATAATTTTGAAATAGGGCATTATTTATTTGAACTTTATGCCTTAATGTTTATTCACTTTGCAATTTGGGCGTTGATGGCAATGTTTATTCAAACCATTGTTAAAAACCAATATTTAGGGTTGTTTATCTTATTAATATTGTTAATAGGTATTCCATTATTATCTTTAGCTGGTATAGAACAAGCTGTATTTAAATACAACCAAGCACCAGGTTATCGTTATTCTGATATGAATGGTTATGGAGCCGCATTTAGCAAGTACTTTACCTATAAAACCTACTGGTTTGTTGGGGAATAG
- a CDS encoding lysoplasmalogenase, translated as MTKQIKITTASMLFLAVVVFHLYGLVNSNEWAFFTKPFLMITLTIVYLVSVKKPNFWYVSALFFSFWGDVFLLFKEKFFLFGLASFLLAHVLFIKISTSFLKKVKPYKLLIVSVPFALIFISLLSVLKDGLGNLLLPVIIYGITISTFGVVALLNYLQEKSTANLWLFLGAFIFVISDSVLAINKFYEAKEMYGFIIMATYVVAQYLICKAFIVKGV; from the coding sequence ATGACAAAACAAATTAAAATAACAACTGCTTCTATGCTTTTTTTAGCAGTGGTTGTTTTTCATTTATATGGTCTTGTAAATAGTAACGAATGGGCTTTTTTTACAAAACCTTTTTTAATGATTACTTTAACCATTGTGTATTTAGTTTCGGTTAAAAAACCTAATTTCTGGTATGTTTCTGCCCTGTTTTTTTCTTTTTGGGGAGATGTTTTTTTGCTCTTTAAGGAAAAATTTTTCTTATTTGGGTTGGCATCATTTCTATTGGCACATGTTTTATTTATAAAAATTTCAACAAGTTTTTTAAAGAAAGTAAAACCTTATAAACTATTGATAGTTTCAGTGCCGTTTGCACTTATTTTTATAAGTTTATTAAGCGTTTTAAAAGACGGTTTAGGCAATTTATTGTTGCCTGTAATTATTTACGGAATTACCATTTCTACTTTCGGAGTAGTTGCACTTTTAAACTACTTGCAAGAGAAAAGCACAGCAAATCTATGGTTGTTTTTAGGAGCATTTATTTTTGTAATTTCAGATAGCGTTTTGGCTATTAATAAATTTTATGAAGCAAAAGAAATGTACGGATTTATAATAATGGCAACCTATGTTGTGGCTCAATATTTAATTTGCAAAGCATTTATAGTAAAAGGGGTATAG